From Tripterygium wilfordii isolate XIE 37 chromosome 13, ASM1340144v1, whole genome shotgun sequence, the proteins below share one genomic window:
- the LOC120012105 gene encoding zinc finger BED domain-containing protein RICESLEEPER 2-like isoform X3, with protein sequence MEVDGVITTEEQPVGVTMDLEQEQEQEQEQQEHEEDEVENEDEEGVEEGVEEGDGGGDNENDESLEIDKKRKRRRSAVWDEFDEVKGTNKMQCKHCKAQLQISGGTTSHFRRHLKGCARRMTNQKSQKILGFRSGKITSETSPHSAFIYDYKKVRDSIAHFILMHEHPFSIVEQEGFNLIMKNSSHEYIPYTRITTQSDCMEEYDKEKKKLKSLLKNVSKICLTTDTWRSCQQIEYMVVTGHFVDANWKLQKRVLNFVNIPPPRGGVDIADALFKCMTEWGIENKVYSLSVDNASYNDVAIRTLKNTFLRNKKLILDGKLFHVRCCAHILNLLVQDGIAAIDDVIYNVRESVKFLKNSEARFLKFTEIVKQLQLPARKLILDVPTRWNSTFEMLSLALKFKDAFFIFKEREPLYHNLPTEEEWERVENVCQILSVFNTITNLIWGSDYPTSNLFLSEMYRVKEILQKRAMDNNIYIKAMVGKMNVKFEKYWVRSDIQY encoded by the exons ATGGAAGTTGATGGTGTGATTACCACAGAAGAACAGCCCGTGGGTGTGACTATGGATTTGGAGCAAGAGCAAGAGCAAGAGCAAGAACAACAAGAGCATGAGGAAGACGAAGTGGAAAATGAAGATGAGGAGGGAGTTGAAGAGGGAGTTGAAGAGGGAGATGGGGGAGGAGATAACGAAAATGATGAAAGTCTAGAgattgataagaaaagaaagagaaggagatcTGCGGTTTGGGATGAGTTCGATGAAGTAAAAGGAacaaacaaaatgcaatgcaaacatTGCAAGGCGCAACTTCAAATCAGTGGTGGCACGACATCTCATTTCAGGAGACATTTAAAGGGATGTGCAAGAAGGATGACAAATCAAAAGTCTCAAAAGATATTGGGTTTCCGCTCGGGTAAAATCACTAGTGAGACATCTCCTCATTCTGCttttatatatgattataaGAAGGTCAGAGATAGTATTGCACATTTTATTCTCATGCATGAGCATCCATTCTCTATAGTGGAGCAAGAGGGATTTAATCTTATCATGAAGAATAGTTCTCATGAGTATATACCATATACTCGTATCACTACGCAAAGTGATTGCATGGAAGAgtatgataaagaaaaaaagaagttgaagtCATTACTAAAAAATGTTAGCAAAATTTGTTTGACAACTGACACGTGGAGGTCTTGTCAACAAATAGAATACATGGTTGTTACTGGACACTTTGTTGATGCTAattggaaattgcagaaaagaGTACTTAACTTTGTGAATATACCACCTCCACGAGGtggtgttgatattgctgatgCTCTCTTCAAATGCATGACTGAGTGGGGAATTGAAAATAAAGTTTATTCTTTGTCTGTTGATAATGCTTCTTATAATGATGTGGCAATtagaactttgaagaacacattTCTAAGAAATAAGAAATTGATACTTGATGGAAAATTGTTTCATGTTCGTTGTTGTGCACACATTCTCAATCTTTTAGTTCAAGATGGAATTGCTGCCATTGATGATGTGATTTACAATGTGAGGGAAAGtgtcaaatttttgaaaaattctgAAGCACGATTTTTGAAGTTCACTGAaatagttaagcaattgcaactACCTGCTAGGAAGCTGATTTTGGATGTTCCAACACGTTGGAACTCTACTTTTGAGATGTTGTCACTTGCTTTGAAGTTTAaggatgcattttttatttttaaagagaGGGAACCTCTTTATCATAATTTACCAACAGAGGAAGAatgggagagagtagagaatgtGTGTCAAATCTTATCTGTGTTCAACACAATCACTAATCTCATATGGGGAAGTGACTACCCAACTTctaatttatttctttctgaGATGTATCGAGTGAAAGAAATTTTACAAAAGAGAGCAATGGATAACAACATATACATCAAAGCTATGGTTGGGAAAATGAATGTGAAGTTTGAGAAGTATTGGG TCCGAAGTGATATACAATATTGA
- the LOC120012105 gene encoding uncharacterized protein LOC120012105 isoform X5, protein MVATGEECSLYKPLIRTLKMEVDGVITTEEQPVGVTMDLEQEQEQEQEQQEHEEDEVENEDEEGVEEGVEEGDGGGDNENDESLEIDKKRKRRRSAVWDEFDEVKGTNKMQCKHCKAQLQISGGTTSHFRRHLKGCARRMTNQKSQKILGFRSGKITSSRVIDTYRANLAPKTVEGLMCEGDWIRNLHGLKKKSRKKEEKDEEFVLNVP, encoded by the exons ATGGTGGCTACTGGCGAAGAGTGTTCACTTTATAAGCCCTTGATTAGGACCCTAAA GATGGAAGTTGATGGTGTGATTACCACAGAAGAACAGCCCGTGGGTGTGACTATGGATTTGGAGCAAGAGCAAGAGCAAGAGCAAGAACAACAAGAGCATGAGGAAGACGAAGTGGAAAATGAAGATGAGGAGGGAGTTGAAGAGGGAGTTGAAGAGGGAGATGGGGGAGGAGATAACGAAAATGATGAAAGTCTAGAgattgataagaaaagaaagagaaggagatcTGCGGTTTGGGATGAGTTCGATGAAGTAAAAGGAacaaacaaaatgcaatgcaaacatTGCAAGGCGCAACTTCAAATCAGTGGTGGCACGACATCTCATTTCAGGAGACATTTAAAGGGATGTGCAAGAAGGATGACAAATCAAAAGTCTCAAAAGATATTGGGTTTCCGCTCGGGTAAAATCACTA GTAGTAGAGTTATTGACACATATCGGGctaatttagcaccaaaaactgTTGAAGGTTTGATGTGTGAAGGTGATTGGATACGAAATCTTCATGGGTTAAAGAAGAAATCGCGCAAG aaagaagaaaaggatgaaGAGTTTGTTCTCAATGTTCCATAA
- the LOC120012105 gene encoding zinc finger BED domain-containing protein RICESLEEPER 2-like isoform X2, with the protein MSRPFIRMEVDGVITTEEQPVGVTMDLEQEQEQEQEQQEHEEDEVENEDEEGVEEGVEEGDGGGDNENDESLEIDKKRKRRRSAVWDEFDEVKGTNKMQCKHCKAQLQISGGTTSHFRRHLKGCARRMTNQKSQKILGFRSGKITSETSPHSAFIYDYKKVRDSIAHFILMHEHPFSIVEQEGFNLIMKNSSHEYIPYTRITTQSDCMEEYDKEKKKLKSLLKNVSKICLTTDTWRSCQQIEYMVVTGHFVDANWKLQKRVLNFVNIPPPRGGVDIADALFKCMTEWGIENKVYSLSVDNASYNDVAIRTLKNTFLRNKKLILDGKLFHVRCCAHILNLLVQDGIAAIDDVIYNVRESVKFLKNSEARFLKFTEIVKQLQLPARKLILDVPTRWNSTFEMLSLALKFKDAFFIFKEREPLYHNLPTEEEWERVENVCQILSVFNTITNLIWGSDYPTSNLFLSEMYRVKEILQKRAMDNNIYIKAMVGKMNVKFEKYWVRSDIQY; encoded by the exons ATGTCTCGACCTTTTATCAG GATGGAAGTTGATGGTGTGATTACCACAGAAGAACAGCCCGTGGGTGTGACTATGGATTTGGAGCAAGAGCAAGAGCAAGAGCAAGAACAACAAGAGCATGAGGAAGACGAAGTGGAAAATGAAGATGAGGAGGGAGTTGAAGAGGGAGTTGAAGAGGGAGATGGGGGAGGAGATAACGAAAATGATGAAAGTCTAGAgattgataagaaaagaaagagaaggagatcTGCGGTTTGGGATGAGTTCGATGAAGTAAAAGGAacaaacaaaatgcaatgcaaacatTGCAAGGCGCAACTTCAAATCAGTGGTGGCACGACATCTCATTTCAGGAGACATTTAAAGGGATGTGCAAGAAGGATGACAAATCAAAAGTCTCAAAAGATATTGGGTTTCCGCTCGGGTAAAATCACTAGTGAGACATCTCCTCATTCTGCttttatatatgattataaGAAGGTCAGAGATAGTATTGCACATTTTATTCTCATGCATGAGCATCCATTCTCTATAGTGGAGCAAGAGGGATTTAATCTTATCATGAAGAATAGTTCTCATGAGTATATACCATATACTCGTATCACTACGCAAAGTGATTGCATGGAAGAgtatgataaagaaaaaaagaagttgaagtCATTACTAAAAAATGTTAGCAAAATTTGTTTGACAACTGACACGTGGAGGTCTTGTCAACAAATAGAATACATGGTTGTTACTGGACACTTTGTTGATGCTAattggaaattgcagaaaagaGTACTTAACTTTGTGAATATACCACCTCCACGAGGtggtgttgatattgctgatgCTCTCTTCAAATGCATGACTGAGTGGGGAATTGAAAATAAAGTTTATTCTTTGTCTGTTGATAATGCTTCTTATAATGATGTGGCAATtagaactttgaagaacacattTCTAAGAAATAAGAAATTGATACTTGATGGAAAATTGTTTCATGTTCGTTGTTGTGCACACATTCTCAATCTTTTAGTTCAAGATGGAATTGCTGCCATTGATGATGTGATTTACAATGTGAGGGAAAGtgtcaaatttttgaaaaattctgAAGCACGATTTTTGAAGTTCACTGAaatagttaagcaattgcaactACCTGCTAGGAAGCTGATTTTGGATGTTCCAACACGTTGGAACTCTACTTTTGAGATGTTGTCACTTGCTTTGAAGTTTAaggatgcattttttatttttaaagagaGGGAACCTCTTTATCATAATTTACCAACAGAGGAAGAatgggagagagtagagaatgtGTGTCAAATCTTATCTGTGTTCAACACAATCACTAATCTCATATGGGGAAGTGACTACCCAACTTctaatttatttctttctgaGATGTATCGAGTGAAAGAAATTTTACAAAAGAGAGCAATGGATAACAACATATACATCAAAGCTATGGTTGGGAAAATGAATGTGAAGTTTGAGAAGTATTGGG TCCGAAGTGATATACAATATTGA
- the LOC120012105 gene encoding major centromere autoantigen B-like isoform X6: MVATGEECSLYKPLIRTLKMEVDGVITTEEQPVGVTMDLEQEQEQEQEQQEHEEDEVENEDEEGVEEGVEEGDGGGDNENDESLEIDKKRKRRRSAVWDEFDEVKGTNKMQCKHCKAQLQISGGTTSHFRRHLKGCARRMTNQKSQKILGFRSGKITSLMCEGDWIRNLHGLKKKSRKKEEKDEEFVLNVP, encoded by the exons ATGGTGGCTACTGGCGAAGAGTGTTCACTTTATAAGCCCTTGATTAGGACCCTAAA GATGGAAGTTGATGGTGTGATTACCACAGAAGAACAGCCCGTGGGTGTGACTATGGATTTGGAGCAAGAGCAAGAGCAAGAGCAAGAACAACAAGAGCATGAGGAAGACGAAGTGGAAAATGAAGATGAGGAGGGAGTTGAAGAGGGAGTTGAAGAGGGAGATGGGGGAGGAGATAACGAAAATGATGAAAGTCTAGAgattgataagaaaagaaagagaaggagatcTGCGGTTTGGGATGAGTTCGATGAAGTAAAAGGAacaaacaaaatgcaatgcaaacatTGCAAGGCGCAACTTCAAATCAGTGGTGGCACGACATCTCATTTCAGGAGACATTTAAAGGGATGTGCAAGAAGGATGACAAATCAAAAGTCTCAAAAGATATTGGGTTTCCGCTCGGGTAAAATCACTA GTTTGATGTGTGAAGGTGATTGGATACGAAATCTTCATGGGTTAAAGAAGAAATCGCGCAAG aaagaagaaaaggatgaaGAGTTTGTTCTCAATGTTCCATAA
- the LOC120012105 gene encoding zinc finger BED domain-containing protein RICESLEEPER 2-like isoform X1, whose amino-acid sequence MVATGEECSLYKPLIRTLKMEVDGVITTEEQPVGVTMDLEQEQEQEQEQQEHEEDEVENEDEEGVEEGVEEGDGGGDNENDESLEIDKKRKRRRSAVWDEFDEVKGTNKMQCKHCKAQLQISGGTTSHFRRHLKGCARRMTNQKSQKILGFRSGKITSETSPHSAFIYDYKKVRDSIAHFILMHEHPFSIVEQEGFNLIMKNSSHEYIPYTRITTQSDCMEEYDKEKKKLKSLLKNVSKICLTTDTWRSCQQIEYMVVTGHFVDANWKLQKRVLNFVNIPPPRGGVDIADALFKCMTEWGIENKVYSLSVDNASYNDVAIRTLKNTFLRNKKLILDGKLFHVRCCAHILNLLVQDGIAAIDDVIYNVRESVKFLKNSEARFLKFTEIVKQLQLPARKLILDVPTRWNSTFEMLSLALKFKDAFFIFKEREPLYHNLPTEEEWERVENVCQILSVFNTITNLIWGSDYPTSNLFLSEMYRVKEILQKRAMDNNIYIKAMVGKMNVKFEKYWVRSDIQY is encoded by the exons ATGGTGGCTACTGGCGAAGAGTGTTCACTTTATAAGCCCTTGATTAGGACCCTAAA GATGGAAGTTGATGGTGTGATTACCACAGAAGAACAGCCCGTGGGTGTGACTATGGATTTGGAGCAAGAGCAAGAGCAAGAGCAAGAACAACAAGAGCATGAGGAAGACGAAGTGGAAAATGAAGATGAGGAGGGAGTTGAAGAGGGAGTTGAAGAGGGAGATGGGGGAGGAGATAACGAAAATGATGAAAGTCTAGAgattgataagaaaagaaagagaaggagatcTGCGGTTTGGGATGAGTTCGATGAAGTAAAAGGAacaaacaaaatgcaatgcaaacatTGCAAGGCGCAACTTCAAATCAGTGGTGGCACGACATCTCATTTCAGGAGACATTTAAAGGGATGTGCAAGAAGGATGACAAATCAAAAGTCTCAAAAGATATTGGGTTTCCGCTCGGGTAAAATCACTAGTGAGACATCTCCTCATTCTGCttttatatatgattataaGAAGGTCAGAGATAGTATTGCACATTTTATTCTCATGCATGAGCATCCATTCTCTATAGTGGAGCAAGAGGGATTTAATCTTATCATGAAGAATAGTTCTCATGAGTATATACCATATACTCGTATCACTACGCAAAGTGATTGCATGGAAGAgtatgataaagaaaaaaagaagttgaagtCATTACTAAAAAATGTTAGCAAAATTTGTTTGACAACTGACACGTGGAGGTCTTGTCAACAAATAGAATACATGGTTGTTACTGGACACTTTGTTGATGCTAattggaaattgcagaaaagaGTACTTAACTTTGTGAATATACCACCTCCACGAGGtggtgttgatattgctgatgCTCTCTTCAAATGCATGACTGAGTGGGGAATTGAAAATAAAGTTTATTCTTTGTCTGTTGATAATGCTTCTTATAATGATGTGGCAATtagaactttgaagaacacattTCTAAGAAATAAGAAATTGATACTTGATGGAAAATTGTTTCATGTTCGTTGTTGTGCACACATTCTCAATCTTTTAGTTCAAGATGGAATTGCTGCCATTGATGATGTGATTTACAATGTGAGGGAAAGtgtcaaatttttgaaaaattctgAAGCACGATTTTTGAAGTTCACTGAaatagttaagcaattgcaactACCTGCTAGGAAGCTGATTTTGGATGTTCCAACACGTTGGAACTCTACTTTTGAGATGTTGTCACTTGCTTTGAAGTTTAaggatgcattttttatttttaaagagaGGGAACCTCTTTATCATAATTTACCAACAGAGGAAGAatgggagagagtagagaatgtGTGTCAAATCTTATCTGTGTTCAACACAATCACTAATCTCATATGGGGAAGTGACTACCCAACTTctaatttatttctttctgaGATGTATCGAGTGAAAGAAATTTTACAAAAGAGAGCAATGGATAACAACATATACATCAAAGCTATGGTTGGGAAAATGAATGTGAAGTTTGAGAAGTATTGGG TCCGAAGTGATATACAATATTGA
- the LOC120012105 gene encoding uncharacterized protein LOC120012105 isoform X4: protein MVATGEECSLYKPLIRTLKMEVDGVITTEEQPVGVTMDLEQEQEQEQEQQEHEEDEVENEDEEGVEEGVEEGDGGGDNENDESLEIDKKRKRRRSAVWDEFDEVKGTNKMQCKHCKAQLQISGGTTSHFRRHLKGCARRMTNQKSQKILGFRSGKITREVVYRCSQEERGKWNALGWWRVNSLKYRILSKMASDVLAIPITTVASEATFSTGSRVIDTYRANLAPKTVEGLMCEGDWIRNLHGLKKKSRKKEEKDEEFVLNVP, encoded by the exons ATGGTGGCTACTGGCGAAGAGTGTTCACTTTATAAGCCCTTGATTAGGACCCTAAA GATGGAAGTTGATGGTGTGATTACCACAGAAGAACAGCCCGTGGGTGTGACTATGGATTTGGAGCAAGAGCAAGAGCAAGAGCAAGAACAACAAGAGCATGAGGAAGACGAAGTGGAAAATGAAGATGAGGAGGGAGTTGAAGAGGGAGTTGAAGAGGGAGATGGGGGAGGAGATAACGAAAATGATGAAAGTCTAGAgattgataagaaaagaaagagaaggagatcTGCGGTTTGGGATGAGTTCGATGAAGTAAAAGGAacaaacaaaatgcaatgcaaacatTGCAAGGCGCAACTTCAAATCAGTGGTGGCACGACATCTCATTTCAGGAGACATTTAAAGGGATGTGCAAGAAGGATGACAAATCAAAAGTCTCAAAAGATATTGGGTTTCCGCTCGGGTAAAATCACTA GAGAAGTTGTTTATAGATGTtctcaagaagaaagaggaaaatgGAATGCTTTAGGTTGGTGGAGGGTAAATAGCCTAAAGTATCGtattttgtcaaaaatggcTTCAGATGTTCTAGCTATTCCCATCACAACAGTAGCTTCAGAGGCTACATTCAGTACAGGTAGTAGAGTTATTGACACATATCGGGctaatttagcaccaaaaactgTTGAAGGTTTGATGTGTGAAGGTGATTGGATACGAAATCTTCATGGGTTAAAGAAGAAATCGCGCAAG aaagaagaaaaggatgaaGAGTTTGTTCTCAATGTTCCATAA